The following are encoded together in the Xanthomonas sacchari genome:
- a CDS encoding dihydroxyacetone kinase subunit DhaK, with the protein MDQFLTAPRAIVDDVLAAAAMLQPLRLSETDSGTRIVLQAARDPRQVAVLSGGGAGHEPAHAGFVGPGMLSGAIAGDLFASPGVEAVLAAIRACADAPGVLLVIKNYTGDRLNFGLAAERARAEGIAVASVLVADDIALPDAAQPRGIAGTVLVHKYVGHLAREGVPLAELAQRGQAFADRLLSLGMALSSCSVPGQQIGRRAPELGLGIHNEPGARPVQPGTVEEALALVLDPLLAQADARLGADAPLVLMLNDLGGCSTQELGVLTRLALQRIGVERVALMPVPAALMTSMDMHGFSITLAPADADVLAALQAPVQTLGWPGVRVPHAVQPFAPALKRDDDHRQGPRDAQCAAALARVAQALIAAQAELDALDARSGDGDAGSTFAAGARALQQALDTDALATGDAAALARGLAATIEHSMGGSSGVLLSILFTTAAGALADGQDWVQALQAGVARMQHYGGAQRGDRTLLDALLPALDALAQGAGVDAAAHAARAGADATAQLIRAGAGRAAAVPADALRGVIDPGAEAVARAFAAWR; encoded by the coding sequence ATGGACCAGTTCCTCACCGCCCCCCGCGCCATCGTCGACGACGTGCTCGCGGCCGCGGCCATGCTGCAACCGCTGCGGCTGTCCGAGACCGACAGCGGCACCCGCATCGTGCTGCAGGCCGCGCGCGATCCGCGCCAGGTCGCGGTGCTGTCCGGCGGCGGCGCCGGGCACGAGCCGGCGCATGCCGGCTTCGTCGGCCCGGGCATGCTCAGCGGCGCCATCGCCGGCGACCTGTTCGCCTCGCCCGGGGTGGAGGCGGTGCTGGCAGCGATCCGCGCCTGCGCCGATGCGCCCGGCGTACTGCTGGTGATCAAGAACTACACCGGCGACCGGCTCAACTTCGGCCTGGCCGCCGAGCGCGCCCGCGCCGAGGGCATCGCCGTGGCCAGCGTACTGGTCGCCGACGACATCGCCCTGCCCGACGCCGCGCAGCCGCGCGGCATCGCCGGCACGGTGCTGGTGCACAAGTACGTGGGCCACCTGGCACGCGAGGGCGTGCCGCTGGCCGAACTGGCGCAGCGCGGCCAGGCCTTTGCCGACCGCCTGCTGTCGCTGGGCATGGCCTTGTCCAGTTGCAGCGTGCCGGGCCAGCAGATCGGCCGCCGCGCGCCGGAACTGGGCCTGGGCATCCACAACGAGCCGGGCGCGCGGCCGGTGCAGCCCGGCACGGTGGAAGAGGCGTTGGCGCTGGTCCTGGACCCGCTGCTGGCGCAGGCCGATGCGCGCCTGGGCGCCGACGCGCCGCTGGTGCTGATGCTCAACGATCTCGGCGGCTGCTCGACGCAGGAACTGGGCGTGCTGACGCGGCTGGCGTTGCAGCGCATCGGCGTCGAGCGGGTCGCGCTGATGCCGGTGCCGGCAGCGCTGATGACCTCGATGGACATGCACGGCTTCTCGATCACCCTCGCCCCGGCCGACGCCGACGTGCTCGCCGCGCTGCAGGCGCCGGTGCAGACCCTGGGCTGGCCCGGCGTGCGCGTGCCGCATGCGGTGCAACCCTTCGCCCCGGCACTGAAGCGCGACGACGACCATCGCCAGGGCCCACGCGATGCGCAATGCGCGGCCGCACTGGCGCGGGTGGCGCAGGCACTGATCGCCGCGCAGGCGGAACTGGACGCCCTGGACGCGCGCAGCGGCGATGGCGATGCCGGCAGCACCTTCGCCGCCGGCGCACGCGCCCTGCAGCAGGCCCTGGACACCGATGCGCTGGCCACCGGCGACGCCGCCGCACTGGCGCGCGGTCTGGCGGCGACGATCGAACACAGCATGGGCGGCTCCAGCGGCGTGCTGCTGTCGATCCTGTTCACCACCGCCGCCGGCGCGCTGGCGGACGGACAGGATTGGGTGCAAGCGCTGCAGGCCGGCGTGGCGCGGATGCAGCACTACGGCGGCGCGCAACGCGGCGACCGCACCCTGCTCGATGCGCTGCTGCCGGCGCTGGACGCCCTGGCGCAGGGCGCGGGCGTGGACGCCGCCGCGCACGCCGCGCGCGCGGGTGCCGATGCCACCGCGCAGCTCATCCGCGCCGGCGCCGGCCGCGCCGCCGCGGTGCCGGCGGATGCCTTGCGTGGCGTGATCGACCCGGGCGCCGAAGCGGTGGCGCGGGCATTCGCGGCGTGGCGGTGA
- a CDS encoding AarF/ABC1/UbiB kinase family protein, translating to MSATPDAAATPHVIGGLSRRTQILRLLLRYRSSGVFSGMDMETAQGEHELPPEGTPEQFVTDLEALGPTFVKLGQMLSTRPDVVPPEFATALERMQENTTPIPSERIREIVEAELGVGINKAFSAFDDTPLGSASLAQVHRAALRDGTPVAIKVQKPEVAAQVRADLEVLRSFASAADKLTGLGRRIRFADWLAEFGKALLAELNYEAEAENLARFGEHLRPFPQLWVPQPVWDLCSRRVLTMQLAEGVRVDKISGLRRTEQPMDDLAAALVRGYLDQMFVHGEIHADPHPGNLRVLADGRLAIFDLGMVAHVPPKLRERLLKLLFAAVDGRGEEVAEETIALSTRLEDFDEERYQRETGQMIARYAAHDAMSEGRVVLDLVRIATAYGLRTPPELSLLGKTLLNLEAVCRALSPHLDTRVVVEDQLQHVMRARLKKSLSAANLASEAMELQALLREGPRRISDILTLAAENRLQVRVAGLEESRLMESLQKIANRVAAGIVTAALILASTQMMRIDTGSKLFGYPAIAMVLFLLGVVLGLGIVVSAVLFDRRAHAREERGRR from the coding sequence TTGAGCGCGACGCCCGACGCTGCGGCCACACCGCACGTGATCGGCGGCCTCAGCCGCCGTACCCAGATCCTGCGCCTGCTGCTGCGCTACCGCAGCTCCGGGGTGTTTTCCGGCATGGACATGGAGACCGCCCAGGGCGAGCACGAGCTGCCGCCGGAAGGCACGCCGGAACAGTTCGTCACCGATCTGGAGGCGCTCGGCCCGACCTTCGTCAAGCTCGGGCAGATGCTGTCCACGCGCCCGGACGTGGTGCCGCCGGAGTTCGCCACCGCCCTGGAGCGGATGCAGGAGAACACCACGCCGATTCCGAGCGAACGCATCCGCGAGATCGTCGAGGCCGAGCTCGGCGTCGGCATCAACAAGGCGTTCTCCGCCTTCGACGACACCCCGCTGGGCAGCGCCTCGCTGGCGCAGGTGCACCGCGCCGCGCTGCGCGACGGCACCCCGGTGGCGATCAAGGTGCAGAAGCCCGAGGTCGCCGCACAGGTGCGCGCGGACCTGGAGGTGCTGCGCAGCTTCGCCAGCGCCGCCGACAAGCTGACCGGGCTGGGCCGGCGTATCCGCTTCGCCGACTGGCTGGCCGAGTTCGGCAAGGCGCTGCTGGCCGAACTGAACTACGAGGCCGAGGCCGAGAACCTGGCGCGCTTCGGCGAGCACCTGCGGCCGTTCCCGCAACTGTGGGTGCCGCAGCCGGTGTGGGATCTGTGCAGCCGCCGCGTGCTGACCATGCAGTTGGCCGAAGGCGTGCGCGTGGACAAGATCTCCGGGCTGCGCCGCACCGAGCAGCCGATGGACGACCTGGCCGCGGCGCTGGTGCGCGGCTACCTGGACCAGATGTTCGTGCACGGCGAGATCCACGCCGACCCGCATCCGGGCAACCTGCGCGTGCTCGCCGACGGGCGCCTGGCGATCTTCGACCTGGGCATGGTCGCGCACGTGCCGCCGAAGCTGCGCGAGCGCCTGCTCAAGCTGCTGTTCGCCGCGGTCGACGGCCGCGGCGAGGAAGTGGCCGAGGAAACCATTGCGCTGAGCACGCGCCTGGAGGACTTCGACGAGGAGCGCTATCAGCGCGAGACCGGGCAGATGATCGCCCGCTACGCCGCGCACGACGCCATGTCCGAAGGCCGGGTGGTACTGGACCTGGTACGCATCGCCACCGCCTACGGGCTGCGCACGCCGCCGGAGCTGAGCCTGCTCGGCAAGACCCTGCTCAACCTGGAAGCGGTGTGCCGGGCGCTGTCGCCGCACCTGGACACCCGCGTGGTGGTCGAGGACCAACTGCAGCACGTGATGCGCGCGCGGCTGAAGAAGTCGCTGTCGGCGGCCAACCTGGCCAGCGAGGCGATGGAACTGCAGGCGCTGCTGCGCGAGGGCCCGCGCCGCATCTCCGACATCCTCACCCTGGCCGCGGAGAACCGCCTGCAGGTGCGCGTGGCCGGGCTGGAGGAATCGCGGCTGATGGAGAGCCTGCAGAAGATCGCCAACCGCGTCGCCGCCGGCATCGTCACCGCCGCGCTGATCCTGGCCTCCACGCAGATGATGCGCATCGACACCGGCAGCAAGCTGTTCGGCTACCCGGCGATCGCGATGGTGCTGTTCCTGCTGGGCGTGGTGCTGGGGCTGGGCATCGTGGTCAGCGCGGTGCTGTTCGACCGGCGCGCACACGCGCGCGAGGAGCGAGGACGGCGCTGA
- a CDS encoding DUF3772 domain-containing protein: MRCVLLLLWLCAAVASAQPQDTADAPPDPQTLLDNAAKSLKDARGKEVDAGNQAAFQDLVTQVSDASNDAQTAADALSQQLAQVNARLQQLGPAATGDSPDIAAQRKALTKQRDALDSGVKRGKLMVVEARQLADDIERARAEHFSQELSLRSPSPLSPTLWKQIADDFPDDQAKLLALYALGQQSLQSALAEHGNGALGIGIAIAVILLFPLRYLLRWLGKRYAVSRAPGSRLRRSGLAIWFLLLGTLTPGLAALALAEALRSIDAVPERLDAVLNGFVWVSFAAAFMGSLGASVLLPNQPSWRLFPIDDATARRLRKYTWATAALAWLSSMLLVINQAARTSDSATVAADGVIALVYGVLILATLTSLTRLRRRQYAEAAAQALANDQPPPPGQHGGVLALIGVLVKVAVVVALLAALLGYLHLGLFITRQIIWITMIVGAVRLLMTFADDFALWLFASEGRIGRAANGALGVRSSSLEQAGVLTSALLRVVLLLIGIGALLMPFGTNVSIISDWFSLLSDGIRVSDKVVLYPGAIARSVLVLLLGLGVMQYLHRWLTQTYLPKTELDDGSRNSISTVARYVGIILAALWALAALGIGLERIALVVSALSVGIGFGLQSITQNFVSGLILLAERPVKIGDWIKIGDQEGDVRRISVRATEIQVGDRSTLIVPNSELITKTLRNMTLAGPLGRVQIQFAVSLGTDVVKLRAILLELYAAHQGVLDDPAPSVFIDSIANGHVTLNSFAYVASPRLTYGTRSELFFALLQRLAEEGIALESPQEVKLLRDPQA, encoded by the coding sequence TTGCGTTGCGTCCTGCTGCTGTTGTGGCTGTGCGCGGCGGTGGCCTCCGCCCAGCCGCAGGATACCGCCGACGCGCCGCCGGACCCGCAGACCCTGCTGGACAACGCCGCCAAGTCGCTGAAGGATGCGCGCGGCAAGGAAGTGGATGCCGGCAACCAGGCCGCCTTCCAGGACCTGGTCACGCAGGTCTCCGACGCCTCCAACGATGCGCAGACCGCCGCCGATGCGCTCTCGCAGCAGTTGGCGCAGGTCAATGCGCGCCTGCAGCAGCTCGGTCCGGCCGCCACCGGCGATTCGCCCGACATCGCCGCGCAGCGCAAGGCGCTGACCAAGCAGCGCGACGCCCTGGACTCGGGCGTCAAGCGCGGCAAGCTGATGGTGGTGGAGGCAAGGCAGCTGGCCGACGACATCGAACGTGCGCGCGCCGAGCATTTCAGCCAGGAGCTGTCGCTGCGCTCGCCGTCGCCGTTGTCGCCGACGCTGTGGAAGCAGATCGCCGACGACTTTCCCGACGACCAGGCCAAGTTGCTGGCGCTGTATGCGCTCGGCCAGCAGTCGCTGCAGAGCGCGCTCGCCGAACATGGCAACGGCGCGCTCGGCATCGGCATCGCCATCGCGGTGATCCTGCTGTTCCCGCTGCGCTACCTGCTGCGCTGGCTGGGCAAGCGTTACGCGGTGTCGCGCGCGCCGGGCAGCCGCCTGCGCCGCTCCGGCCTGGCGATCTGGTTCTTGCTGCTGGGGACCTTGACCCCGGGTCTGGCCGCGCTGGCGCTGGCCGAGGCCCTGCGCAGCATCGATGCGGTGCCCGAGCGCCTGGATGCGGTGCTCAATGGGTTCGTGTGGGTCAGCTTCGCCGCCGCCTTCATGGGCTCGCTCGGCGCCAGCGTGCTGCTGCCGAACCAGCCGAGCTGGCGGCTGTTCCCGATCGACGACGCCACCGCGCGGCGCCTGCGCAAGTACACCTGGGCCACCGCGGCGCTGGCCTGGCTCAGCAGCATGCTGCTGGTGATCAACCAGGCCGCGCGCACCAGCGACTCGGCCACCGTCGCCGCCGACGGGGTGATCGCGCTGGTCTACGGCGTGCTGATCCTGGCGACGTTGACCAGCCTGACGCGGCTGCGCCGGCGCCAGTACGCCGAGGCGGCGGCGCAGGCGCTGGCCAACGACCAGCCGCCGCCGCCCGGCCAGCACGGCGGGGTGCTCGCGCTGATCGGCGTGCTTGTCAAGGTCGCGGTGGTGGTGGCGCTGCTGGCGGCGCTGCTGGGCTACTTGCACCTGGGCCTGTTCATCACCCGGCAGATCATCTGGATCACCATGATCGTCGGCGCGGTGCGGCTGCTGATGACCTTCGCCGACGACTTCGCGCTGTGGCTGTTCGCCAGCGAAGGCCGCATCGGCCGCGCCGCCAACGGCGCGCTGGGGGTGCGCTCGAGCAGCCTGGAGCAGGCCGGGGTGCTGACCTCGGCGCTGCTGCGGGTGGTGCTGCTCCTGATCGGCATCGGCGCGCTGCTGATGCCGTTCGGCACCAATGTCTCGATCATCTCGGACTGGTTCTCACTGCTGTCCGACGGCATCCGCGTCAGCGACAAGGTGGTGCTGTACCCGGGCGCGATCGCGCGCTCCGTGCTGGTGCTGCTGCTCGGCCTGGGCGTCATGCAATACCTGCATCGCTGGCTGACCCAGACCTATCTGCCCAAGACCGAACTGGACGACGGCTCGCGCAACTCGATCAGCACGGTGGCGCGCTACGTCGGCATCATCCTGGCGGCGTTGTGGGCGCTGGCCGCGCTGGGCATCGGCCTGGAGCGGATCGCGCTGGTGGTCAGCGCGCTGTCGGTCGGTATCGGCTTCGGCCTGCAGTCGATCACCCAGAACTTCGTGTCCGGCCTGATCCTGCTCGCCGAGCGTCCGGTCAAGATCGGCGACTGGATCAAGATCGGCGACCAGGAAGGCGACGTGCGCCGGATCAGCGTGCGCGCCACCGAGATCCAGGTCGGCGACCGCTCCACCCTGATCGTGCCCAACTCGGAACTGATCACCAAGACCCTGCGCAACATGACCCTGGCCGGGCCGCTGGGGCGGGTGCAGATCCAGTTCGCGGTGTCGCTGGGCACCGACGTGGTCAAGCTGCGCGCCATCCTGCTGGAACTGTACGCGGCGCATCAGGGCGTGCTGGACGACCCGGCGCCGTCGGTGTTCATCGACTCCATCGCCAACGGCCACGTCACCCTTAACAGCTTCGCCTACGTGGCCTCGCCGCGGCTGACCTACGGCACCCGCAGCGAACTGTTCTTCGCCCTGCTGCAGCGCCTGGCCGAGGAGGGCATCGCGCTGGAGTCGCCGCAGGAAGTGAAGCTTTTACGCGATCCTCAGGCGTAG
- a CDS encoding NAD(P)H-quinone oxidoreductase has translation MSPIHAAALPDTMTAIEIRQPGAPEVLVPVRVPLPHPGRGELLVRVAAAGVNRPDVMQRQGSYPPPPGASPLPGLEFAGEVVGLGDGVERYRLSDQVCALVAGGGYAEYAVVHERNALPVPAALSLTEAAAVPETFFTVWTNVFQRGRLQSGETLLVHGGTSGIGSVATLLGRAFGARVISTVGSADKRAASLALGAEAAILYREEDFVAETMRLTEGRGADVIVDLIGGDYLARNYQAAALDGRIVQIGIQQGKVRELDLMPLLAKRLTHTGSTLRPRSVMEKAAIARELEERVWPLLAEGRIKPQVDRCFPLHEAAQAHALMESSAHIGKIVLVTDAR, from the coding sequence ATGTCCCCGATCCACGCCGCCGCGCTCCCCGACACCATGACCGCGATCGAAATCCGCCAGCCCGGAGCGCCCGAGGTGCTGGTCCCGGTGCGCGTGCCGTTGCCGCACCCCGGGCGCGGCGAACTGCTGGTGCGGGTGGCCGCGGCCGGCGTCAATCGTCCCGACGTGATGCAGCGCCAGGGCAGCTATCCGCCGCCGCCGGGCGCCTCGCCGCTGCCGGGGCTGGAGTTTGCCGGAGAGGTGGTCGGCCTCGGCGACGGCGTGGAGCGCTACCGGCTGAGCGACCAGGTCTGCGCGCTGGTCGCCGGCGGCGGCTACGCCGAGTACGCGGTGGTGCACGAGCGCAACGCCCTGCCGGTGCCGGCGGCGCTGAGCCTGACCGAGGCCGCGGCGGTGCCGGAAACCTTCTTCACCGTGTGGACCAACGTGTTCCAGCGCGGCCGCCTGCAGTCCGGCGAGACCTTGCTGGTGCACGGCGGCACCTCCGGCATCGGCAGCGTCGCCACGCTGCTCGGTCGGGCCTTCGGTGCGCGGGTGATCAGCACCGTGGGCTCGGCCGACAAGCGCGCGGCCAGCCTGGCGCTGGGCGCGGAGGCGGCGATCCTGTATCGCGAGGAGGACTTCGTCGCCGAGACCATGCGCCTCACCGAGGGCCGCGGCGCGGACGTGATCGTGGACCTGATCGGCGGCGACTACCTGGCGCGCAACTACCAGGCCGCGGCGCTGGACGGGCGCATCGTGCAGATCGGCATCCAGCAGGGCAAGGTGCGCGAACTGGACCTGATGCCGCTGCTGGCCAAGCGCCTGACCCACACTGGCTCGACCCTGCGTCCGCGCTCGGTGATGGAAAAGGCGGCGATCGCGCGGGAACTGGAGGAGCGGGTGTGGCCGTTGCTGGCAGAGGGTCGTATCAAGCCGCAGGTGGACCGGTGCTTCCCGCTGCACGAGGCGGCGCAGGCGCATGCGCTGATGGAATCCAGCGCGCATATCGGCAAGATCGTACTGGTGACGGACGCGCGGTGA
- a CDS encoding histidine-type phosphatase: MFASRFARLRNGWRLAAVLCVASAAWPAAASPKAPTAPDAAQVRLTIVVMRHGVRAPTQSPDDLAKYAAQPWPQWPVAPGQLTAHGAAGMQALGARYRQRWLATAVLAPDCAASGAVVIGDSTPRNHDSAAAFTEGLLPGCQAHYLALPTTQNNPLFHFGKDEDKDDDAPAPPLHLDAATRARLRALQQVLSGCAGSTCAAQASLRLDDPQRLQDPAQAAKVLKTAGSLAENLMLEYAQGLPLPQVAWGRADAAALQRLIGLHNASFAYSKRALPAARAGGSNLLAHLLATLQAAAGQTPAVAPLAPADTRALVLLGHDTNLAHLAGLFGIDPLVPGQPDAYPPGGALLLELVRYDGHDFLQLRSVVPTLPALRGNRFDGRGLRERRWPLPGCGGRLRCPLAIALPALQARLDPQRVEAAVPPMTEWPAQAAPVGE; encoded by the coding sequence ATGTTCGCTTCCCGATTCGCACGACTGCGCAACGGATGGCGCCTGGCTGCGGTGCTGTGCGTCGCCAGCGCCGCCTGGCCGGCGGCGGCATCGCCCAAGGCGCCCACCGCACCGGATGCCGCGCAGGTGCGCCTGACGATCGTGGTGATGCGCCATGGCGTGCGCGCACCGACGCAATCGCCAGACGACCTGGCCAAGTACGCCGCGCAACCCTGGCCGCAATGGCCGGTGGCGCCCGGTCAGCTCACGGCGCACGGTGCCGCCGGCATGCAGGCGCTGGGCGCGCGCTACCGACAGCGCTGGCTGGCCACCGCGGTGCTGGCGCCGGACTGCGCCGCGTCCGGTGCGGTGGTGATCGGCGACAGCACGCCGCGCAACCACGACAGCGCGGCGGCCTTCACCGAGGGACTGCTGCCGGGGTGCCAGGCGCATTACCTCGCATTGCCGACGACGCAGAACAACCCGCTGTTCCATTTCGGCAAGGACGAGGACAAGGACGACGATGCGCCCGCACCGCCGCTACACCTGGACGCGGCCACGCGCGCGCGGCTGCGCGCGCTGCAGCAGGTGCTGTCCGGCTGCGCGGGGTCGACCTGCGCTGCGCAGGCCTCGCTGCGCCTGGACGATCCGCAGCGGCTGCAGGATCCGGCGCAGGCGGCCAAGGTCTTGAAGACCGCCGGCAGCCTGGCCGAGAACCTGATGCTGGAGTATGCGCAGGGCCTGCCGTTGCCGCAGGTGGCCTGGGGTCGCGCCGATGCCGCGGCGCTGCAGCGGCTGATTGGCCTGCACAACGCCTCCTTCGCCTACAGCAAGCGCGCGCTGCCGGCGGCGCGTGCCGGCGGCTCCAACCTGCTCGCGCACTTGCTGGCGACGCTGCAGGCCGCGGCCGGGCAGACCCCGGCGGTGGCGCCGCTGGCGCCGGCGGACACGCGCGCGCTGGTGCTGCTGGGCCACGACACCAACCTGGCGCATCTGGCCGGCCTGTTCGGCATCGACCCGTTGGTGCCCGGCCAGCCGGACGCGTATCCGCCGGGTGGTGCGCTGCTGCTGGAACTGGTGCGGTACGACGGCCACGACTTCCTGCAACTGCGCAGCGTGGTGCCGACCCTGCCGGCGCTGCGCGGCAACCGCTTCGACGGCCGCGGCCTGCGCGAACGGCGCTGGCCGTTGCCCGGCTGCGGTGGCCGCCTGCGCTGCCCGCTGGCGATCGCGCTGCCGGCGTTGCAGGCACGGCTGGATCCGCAGCGGGTCGAGGCTGCCGTGCCGCCGATGACCGAGTGGCCGGCGCAGGCGGCGCCGGTGGGCGAGTAG
- a CDS encoding TonB-dependent receptor has product MRKPLVVSIALLLGSLSSLPAWSAPAATAQAIAPMPLAQALDQFARSSGLQLMYDPALAEGLRSSGAPAGLAPPQQLHALLAGTGLDYRMLTPGSVAIVRSSVAAAPAAAPRAPRSAAPAHAEADGEHDGPRELAPINVTANSVDTLAPSAAPLEASQPTSVIDERFIRDGLRLNSNYDDIIKYAPSVVTTSPEGPGLGKNEGISIRGFQDGQFNITFDGIPFGDASDLHHTTSAYFNNHVLGQAEIDRGPGGGATIGNATFGGTLALRTRNPSEVDGVTVYGTGGSWNTWAGGVSADEHIGNTRLFADLSKEASDTYLKGTDDRREHAFLKTVTDLGEATTLTFVSSYNQEHQNTVQGATRAQIAQHGWRYGLGNDPTLQNYTGYNAAAYYSSFTYLGLSTRLGEWDLDNKVYYNSFDHTASKTSIPTSESAADNGVTFYGATGKKLSKAAKDVPGKLSDNDFRAFGDVLRLARDLGPGQLQTGVWVERNLDERQQLPVDMTTGAASGTKYGPLYNYNLHDRTDTLQPYLQYDWKLSDSLTLSPGLRYARVQRQLDAELNKSTPPAPAHSEASYDATLPSLSLHQSFNEHWSGYVQAARGFLAPPIDVIELNGARGLRPELTSNYQLGTSYAARGLTFGADIYYIDFSNYISQTLINTDSGTESAFVNGGGAVYRGAEAEATYALTPILSLYANASYNDATYKHSSTQVAGTPRVTAALGLLYNSGTGYFGSLMEKVVGAQYGVDNTTAANGATVFGNDQRLGGYASLDAALGYRSTHGPYGLKGYSISMDVNNLLNRHALIGYAGTRSSDNQPLYFGLAGRGVFLDLSLKF; this is encoded by the coding sequence ATGCGCAAGCCTCTCGTCGTCTCCATTGCCCTGCTGTTGGGCAGTCTGTCTTCGCTGCCGGCCTGGTCGGCGCCCGCCGCCACGGCCCAAGCCATCGCGCCCATGCCGCTGGCGCAGGCGCTGGACCAGTTCGCGCGCAGCAGCGGGCTGCAACTGATGTACGACCCGGCGCTGGCCGAAGGCCTGCGCAGCAGCGGCGCGCCGGCCGGCCTGGCGCCGCCGCAGCAACTGCATGCCTTGCTCGCCGGCACCGGCCTGGACTACCGCATGCTGACGCCCGGCTCGGTCGCCATCGTGCGCAGCAGCGTCGCCGCCGCGCCGGCCGCCGCGCCGCGGGCGCCGCGCAGCGCCGCCCCGGCGCACGCCGAGGCCGATGGGGAACACGACGGCCCGCGCGAACTGGCGCCGATCAACGTCACCGCCAACAGTGTCGACACGCTGGCGCCCAGCGCCGCGCCGCTGGAGGCGAGCCAGCCGACCTCGGTGATCGACGAACGCTTCATCCGCGACGGCCTGCGCCTGAATTCCAACTACGACGACATCATCAAGTACGCGCCCAGCGTGGTGACCACTTCGCCGGAAGGCCCCGGCCTGGGCAAGAACGAGGGCATCAGCATCCGCGGTTTCCAGGACGGCCAGTTCAACATCACCTTCGACGGCATCCCCTTCGGCGATGCCAGCGACCTGCACCACACCACCTCGGCCTACTTCAACAACCACGTGCTCGGCCAGGCCGAGATCGACCGCGGCCCCGGCGGTGGCGCCACCATCGGCAACGCCACCTTCGGCGGCACCCTGGCGCTGCGCACGCGCAATCCCAGCGAGGTCGACGGGGTCACCGTCTACGGCACTGGTGGCAGCTGGAACACCTGGGCCGGCGGCGTCAGCGCCGACGAGCACATCGGCAACACGCGCCTGTTCGCGGACCTGTCCAAGGAAGCCAGTGATACCTACCTCAAGGGCACCGACGACCGCCGCGAACATGCCTTCCTCAAGACCGTCACCGACCTGGGCGAGGCGACCACGCTGACCTTCGTCAGCAGCTACAACCAGGAACACCAGAACACCGTGCAGGGCGCCACCCGTGCGCAGATCGCGCAGCACGGGTGGCGCTATGGCCTGGGCAACGATCCGACCCTGCAGAACTACACCGGCTACAACGCCGCCGCCTACTACTCCAGCTTCACCTATCTGGGCCTGAGCACGCGCCTGGGCGAGTGGGACCTGGACAACAAGGTCTACTACAACAGCTTCGACCACACCGCTTCCAAGACCAGCATCCCCACCAGCGAGAGCGCTGCCGACAACGGCGTGACCTTCTACGGTGCGACCGGCAAGAAGCTGTCCAAGGCCGCCAAGGACGTGCCTGGCAAGCTCTCGGACAACGATTTCCGCGCCTTCGGCGATGTGCTGCGGCTGGCCCGCGACCTGGGACCGGGCCAGTTGCAGACCGGCGTGTGGGTGGAGCGCAACCTGGACGAGCGCCAGCAGTTGCCGGTGGACATGACCACCGGCGCGGCCAGCGGCACCAAGTACGGCCCGCTGTACAACTACAACCTGCACGACCGTACCGACACCCTGCAGCCGTACCTGCAGTACGACTGGAAGCTCAGCGACAGCCTGACCCTCAGCCCAGGCCTGCGCTACGCGCGGGTGCAGCGCCAACTCGATGCCGAGCTCAACAAGAGCACGCCGCCGGCGCCGGCGCACAGCGAGGCCAGCTACGACGCCACGCTGCCGTCGCTGAGCCTGCACCAGAGCTTCAACGAGCACTGGAGCGGCTACGTGCAGGCCGCGCGCGGCTTCCTGGCGCCGCCGATCGACGTGATCGAACTCAACGGCGCCCGTGGCCTGCGCCCGGAACTGACCAGCAACTACCAGCTCGGCACCAGCTATGCCGCGCGTGGCCTGACCTTCGGCGCCGACATCTACTACATCGACTTCAGCAACTACATCAGCCAGACCCTGATCAATACCGACAGCGGCACCGAGAGCGCCTTCGTCAACGGCGGCGGTGCGGTGTACCGCGGCGCCGAGGCCGAGGCCACCTACGCGCTGACGCCGATCCTGAGCCTGTACGCCAACGCCAGCTACAACGACGCCACCTACAAGCACAGCAGCACCCAGGTCGCCGGCACGCCGCGGGTGACCGCCGCCCTGGGCCTGCTGTACAACAGCGGCACCGGCTATTTCGGTTCGCTGATGGAGAAGGTGGTGGGCGCGCAGTACGGTGTGGACAACACCACCGCGGCCAACGGCGCCACCGTGTTCGGCAACGACCAGCGCCTGGGCGGCTACGCCAGCCTGGATGCGGCGCTGGGCTATCGCAGCACGCACGGGCCGTACGGCCTGAAGGGCTACTCGATCAGCATGGACGTCAACAACCTGCTGAACCGGCATGCGCTGATCGGCTACGCCGGCACCCGTTCCTCCGACAACCAGCCGCTGTACTTCGGCCTGGCCGGGCGCGGCGTGTTCCTCGACCTGTCGCTGAAGTTCTGA